Within Sphingobium sp. KCTC 72723, the genomic segment AGAGTTCGTCGAGCACCCCGTTCAGCGTGTCACGCATGCTTTCATAGGCGGAAGGGTGCACGATCGAGAGCAGTTCCTGGAACTGGCGATCAGCGGAGTAGGCCGAATAGGTGCCCGACAGAGTGACGATGTTACGCGTCATCGCGCGCAGATAGCCGCTCGATGGCGTGGAACCGGTCACATAGAGATCGCCGCTGGCGCCGAAGGGTACGACGACCGTGCGCCGGTTCTGGTCGCTGGAATAGACAACTGCGCCCAATACCGCGGTGATACCGAACAAGCCGACAATCGCAAATTTGAGCAGGCGGTTTTCTTCAAAGAGGTTCGAGGAACCCTGTAGATAGCGGTGAATGCCAAAGCTGGCAGACTTGCCGATCAGCGGATCGGGCGGAACACC encodes:
- a CDS encoding TraE/TraK family type IV conjugative transfer system protein; this translates as MSLFTRKAGVPPDPLIGKSASFGIHRYLQGSSNLFEENRLLKFAIVGLFGITAVLGAVVYSSDQNRRTVVVPFGASGDLYVTGSTPSSGYLRAMTRNIVTLSGTYSAYSADRQFQELLSIVHPSAYESMRDTLNGVLDELSTNPTLSIATYIRPDQPVSWTDNQIMVPVEKVRVIGGVIRKFRGTLRIGYAIENGRFWLTRLSEEKFDAELG